A genomic segment from Chiroxiphia lanceolata isolate bChiLan1 chromosome 27, bChiLan1.pri, whole genome shotgun sequence encodes:
- the MED16 gene encoding mediator of RNA polymerase II transcription subunit 16 isoform X2: MDLAYVCEWEKKPKSNHCPSIPLVCAWSCRNLIAFTTDLRNEEEKDLTHMVHIIDTEHPWDVYSVNSGHTEVITCLEWDQSGSRLLSADADGHIKCWSMTDHLANSWESTVGSVVEGDPVVALSWLHNGVKLALHVEKSGASNFGEKFSRVKFSPSLTLFGGKPMEGWIAVTISGLVTVSLLKPNGQVLTATESLCRLRCRVALADVAFTGGGNIVVATSDGSSTSPVQFYKVCVSVVNEKCKIDTEILPSLFMRCTTDPARKDKYPAITHLKFLARDMSEQVLLCASNQNNSIVECWSLRKEGLPVNNIFQQISPVVGDKQPMILKWRILSATNDLDRVSAVALPKLPISLTNTDLKVANDTKFFPGLGLALAFHDGSVHIVHRLSLQMMAVFYGSSSQRPVDEPSLKRPRTAGPLVHFKAMQLSWTSLALAGVDSHGKLSMLRISPSMGHVLDMNMSLRHLLFLLEYCMVTGYDWWDILLHVQPSMVQNLVEKLHEEYMRQNAALQQVLSTRIVAMKASLCKLSSSTIARVCDYHAKLFLIAISCTLKSLLRPHFLNTPDKSPGDRLTEICSKITDVDIDKVMINLKTEEFVLEMTTLQSLQQLIQWVGDFVLYLLASLPNQGSPVRPGHSFLRDGASLGMFRELMVVIRIWGLLKPSCLPVYTATSDTQDSMSLLFRLLTKLWLCCREENHITEPDDALIDECCLLPSQLLIPNIDWLPINDGIISKLQNKQLVRLQFGKAPVLVGHTVSSQFDAFVRAPGQPKIDHLRRLHLGAYPTEECKSCTSSWGCSAPGSGSRRALSRIVARWFQLVLVLSRVTCR; the protein is encoded by the exons ATGGACCTGGCGTACGTGTGCGAGTGGGAGAAGAAGCCCAAGAGCAACCActgcccctccatccccctcGTGTGCGCCTGGTCCTGCCGCAACCTCATCGCCTTCACCACCGACCTCCGCAACGAGGAGGAGAAAG ATCTCACCCACATGGTCCATATCATCGACACTGAGCATCCCTGGGACGTGTATTCCGTGAACTCTGGGCACACCGAGGTCATCACGTGTCTGGAGTGGGATCAGTCGG GCTCCAGGCTGCTCTCGGCGGATGCCGACGGACACATCAAGTGCTGGAGCATGACAGATCACTTGGCCAACAGCTGGGAGAGCACAGTGGGCAGCGTGGTGGAGGGGGACCCGGTGGTGGCCCTGTCCTGGCTGCACAACGGTGTCAAGCTGGCGCTGCACGTGGAGAAG TCTGGAGCGTCGAACTTCGGCGAGAAGTTTTCCAGGGTGAAGTTCTCCCCGTCGCTGACGCTGTTCGGCGGGAAGCCCATGGAGGGCTGGATCGCCGTGACCATCAGTGGGCTGGTCACCGTGTCCCTCCTCAAGCCCAACGGGCAGGTGCTGACGGCCACTGAGAGCCTGTGCCGCCTGCGCTGCCGCGTGGCCTTGGCCGACGTCGCCTTCACGGGCGGGGGCAACATCGTGGTGGCCACGTCGGACGGCAGCAGCACCTCCCCCGTGCAGTTCTACAAGGTCTGTGTCAGTGTGGTGAATGAGAAGTGCAAGATCGACACCGAGATCCTGCCATCGCTGTTCATGCGCTGCACCACGGACCCCGCGCGCAAGGACAAGTACCCGGCCATCACTCACCTCAAGTTCCTGGCTCGGGACATGTCGGAGCAG gtgctgctctgtgcttccAACCAAAACAACAGCATCGTGGAGTGCTGGTCCCTGCGGAAGGAGGGCCTGCCAGTCAACAACATCTTCCAGCAGATCTCACCTGTGG TGGGAGACAAGCAGCCCATGATCCTGAAGTGGAGGATCCTGTCTGCCACCAACGACCTGGACCGTGTGTCAGCCGTGGCACTGCCAAAGCTGCCCATCTCCCTGACCAACACGGATCTGAAGGTGGCAAACGACACAAAATTCTTTCCTGGGTTGG GCCTGGCCTTGGCTTTCCACGATGGCAGCGTGCACATCGTGCACCGGCTGTCCCTGCAGATGATGGCCGTGTTCTACGGCTCCTCCTCGCAGCGCCCCGTGGACGAGCCGTCCCTCAAGCGCCCGCGCACCGCGGGGCCCCTCGTGCACTTCAAGGCCATGCAGCTCTCCTGGACCTCGCTGGCCCTGGCCGGCGTGGACAGTCACGGCAAG CTCAGCATGCTCCGCATCTCCCCCTCCATGGGCCACGTGCTGGACATGAACATGTCCCTGCGGCACTTGCTGTTCCTGTTGGAGTACTGCATGGTGACCGGCTACGACTGGTGGGACATCCTGCTCCATGTGCAGCCCAGCATGGTCCAGAACCTGGTGGAGAAGCTGCACGAGGAGTACATGCGCCAGAACGCGGCCCTGCAGCAG GTCCTCTCCACACGCATCGTTGCCATGAAGGCGTCGCTGTGCAAACTCTCCTCCAGCACCATCGCCCGTGTGTGTGACTACCACGCCAAGCTCTTCCTCATCGCCATCAGCTGCACCCTGAAATCGCTGCTGCGCCCCCACTTCCTCAACACCCCAGACAAGAGCCCCGGGGACCGGCTCACCGAGATCTGCTCCAAGATCACCGATGTAG ACATTGACAAGGTGATGATTAACCTGAAGACAGAAGAGTTTGTCCTGGAGATGACGACGTTgcagtccctgcagcagctcatccAGTGGGTGGGGGATTTTGTGCTCTATCTCCTGGCCAGCCTTCCCAACCAG GGCTCCCCCGTGCGCCCCGGGCACAGCTTCCTGCGCGACGGCGCGTCCCTCGGCATGTTCCGGGAGCTCATGGTGGTGATCCGCATCTGGGGGCTGCTGAAGCCCAGCTGCCTCCCCGTGTACACGGCGACCTCCGACACCCAGGACAGCATGTCCCTGCTCTTCCGCCTCCTGACcaagctctggctgtgct GTCGTGAGGAAAATCACATCACGGAGCCTGACGATGCCCTGATCGACgagtgctgcctcctgcccagccagctGCTCATTCCCAACATCGACTGGCTGCCCATCAACGATGGCATCATCAGCAAGCTGCAGAACAAGCAGCTGGTCCGGCTGCAGTTTGGGAAGGCTCCTGTGCTCGTTGGCCACACTGTCTCTTCCCAGTTCGATGCCTTTGTCAG ggccCCCGGACAGCCCAAAATTGACCACCTGAGGCGGCTGCACCTGGGCGCGTACCCGACGGAGGAGTGCAAGTCCTGCACCAG cagctggggctgttccGCGCCAGGCTCCGGCTCCAGGAGGGCCCTCAGCAGGATTGTTGCTCGCTGGTTTCAGCTGGTTTTGGTGCTCTCAAGAGTCACCTGCAGATGA
- the MED16 gene encoding mediator of RNA polymerase II transcription subunit 16 isoform X1 translates to MDLAYVCEWEKKPKSNHCPSIPLVCAWSCRNLIAFTTDLRNEEEKDLTHMVHIIDTEHPWDVYSVNSGHTEVITCLEWDQSGSRLLSADADGHIKCWSMTDHLANSWESTVGSVVEGDPVVALSWLHNGVKLALHVEKSGASNFGEKFSRVKFSPSLTLFGGKPMEGWIAVTISGLVTVSLLKPNGQVLTATESLCRLRCRVALADVAFTGGGNIVVATSDGSSTSPVQFYKVCVSVVNEKCKIDTEILPSLFMRCTTDPARKDKYPAITHLKFLARDMSEQVLLCASNQNNSIVECWSLRKEGLPVNNIFQQISPVVGDKQPMILKWRILSATNDLDRVSAVALPKLPISLTNTDLKVANDTKFFPGLGLALAFHDGSVHIVHRLSLQMMAVFYGSSSQRPVDEPSLKRPRTAGPLVHFKAMQLSWTSLALAGVDSHGKLSMLRISPSMGHVLDMNMSLRHLLFLLEYCMVTGYDWWDILLHVQPSMVQNLVEKLHEEYMRQNAALQQVLSTRIVAMKASLCKLSSSTIARVCDYHAKLFLIAISCTLKSLLRPHFLNTPDKSPGDRLTEICSKITDVDIDKVMINLKTEEFVLEMTTLQSLQQLIQWVGDFVLYLLASLPNQGSPVRPGHSFLRDGASLGMFRELMVVIRIWGLLKPSCLPVYTATSDTQDSMSLLFRLLTKLWLCCREENHITEPDDALIDECCLLPSQLLIPNIDWLPINDGIISKLQNKQLVRLQFGKAPVLVGHTVSSQFDAFVRAPGQPKIDHLRRLHLGAYPTEECKSCTRCGCVTMLKSPNKVTAVKQWEQRWIKNCLCGGLWRKMPLSYS, encoded by the exons ATGGACCTGGCGTACGTGTGCGAGTGGGAGAAGAAGCCCAAGAGCAACCActgcccctccatccccctcGTGTGCGCCTGGTCCTGCCGCAACCTCATCGCCTTCACCACCGACCTCCGCAACGAGGAGGAGAAAG ATCTCACCCACATGGTCCATATCATCGACACTGAGCATCCCTGGGACGTGTATTCCGTGAACTCTGGGCACACCGAGGTCATCACGTGTCTGGAGTGGGATCAGTCGG GCTCCAGGCTGCTCTCGGCGGATGCCGACGGACACATCAAGTGCTGGAGCATGACAGATCACTTGGCCAACAGCTGGGAGAGCACAGTGGGCAGCGTGGTGGAGGGGGACCCGGTGGTGGCCCTGTCCTGGCTGCACAACGGTGTCAAGCTGGCGCTGCACGTGGAGAAG TCTGGAGCGTCGAACTTCGGCGAGAAGTTTTCCAGGGTGAAGTTCTCCCCGTCGCTGACGCTGTTCGGCGGGAAGCCCATGGAGGGCTGGATCGCCGTGACCATCAGTGGGCTGGTCACCGTGTCCCTCCTCAAGCCCAACGGGCAGGTGCTGACGGCCACTGAGAGCCTGTGCCGCCTGCGCTGCCGCGTGGCCTTGGCCGACGTCGCCTTCACGGGCGGGGGCAACATCGTGGTGGCCACGTCGGACGGCAGCAGCACCTCCCCCGTGCAGTTCTACAAGGTCTGTGTCAGTGTGGTGAATGAGAAGTGCAAGATCGACACCGAGATCCTGCCATCGCTGTTCATGCGCTGCACCACGGACCCCGCGCGCAAGGACAAGTACCCGGCCATCACTCACCTCAAGTTCCTGGCTCGGGACATGTCGGAGCAG gtgctgctctgtgcttccAACCAAAACAACAGCATCGTGGAGTGCTGGTCCCTGCGGAAGGAGGGCCTGCCAGTCAACAACATCTTCCAGCAGATCTCACCTGTGG TGGGAGACAAGCAGCCCATGATCCTGAAGTGGAGGATCCTGTCTGCCACCAACGACCTGGACCGTGTGTCAGCCGTGGCACTGCCAAAGCTGCCCATCTCCCTGACCAACACGGATCTGAAGGTGGCAAACGACACAAAATTCTTTCCTGGGTTGG GCCTGGCCTTGGCTTTCCACGATGGCAGCGTGCACATCGTGCACCGGCTGTCCCTGCAGATGATGGCCGTGTTCTACGGCTCCTCCTCGCAGCGCCCCGTGGACGAGCCGTCCCTCAAGCGCCCGCGCACCGCGGGGCCCCTCGTGCACTTCAAGGCCATGCAGCTCTCCTGGACCTCGCTGGCCCTGGCCGGCGTGGACAGTCACGGCAAG CTCAGCATGCTCCGCATCTCCCCCTCCATGGGCCACGTGCTGGACATGAACATGTCCCTGCGGCACTTGCTGTTCCTGTTGGAGTACTGCATGGTGACCGGCTACGACTGGTGGGACATCCTGCTCCATGTGCAGCCCAGCATGGTCCAGAACCTGGTGGAGAAGCTGCACGAGGAGTACATGCGCCAGAACGCGGCCCTGCAGCAG GTCCTCTCCACACGCATCGTTGCCATGAAGGCGTCGCTGTGCAAACTCTCCTCCAGCACCATCGCCCGTGTGTGTGACTACCACGCCAAGCTCTTCCTCATCGCCATCAGCTGCACCCTGAAATCGCTGCTGCGCCCCCACTTCCTCAACACCCCAGACAAGAGCCCCGGGGACCGGCTCACCGAGATCTGCTCCAAGATCACCGATGTAG ACATTGACAAGGTGATGATTAACCTGAAGACAGAAGAGTTTGTCCTGGAGATGACGACGTTgcagtccctgcagcagctcatccAGTGGGTGGGGGATTTTGTGCTCTATCTCCTGGCCAGCCTTCCCAACCAG GGCTCCCCCGTGCGCCCCGGGCACAGCTTCCTGCGCGACGGCGCGTCCCTCGGCATGTTCCGGGAGCTCATGGTGGTGATCCGCATCTGGGGGCTGCTGAAGCCCAGCTGCCTCCCCGTGTACACGGCGACCTCCGACACCCAGGACAGCATGTCCCTGCTCTTCCGCCTCCTGACcaagctctggctgtgct GTCGTGAGGAAAATCACATCACGGAGCCTGACGATGCCCTGATCGACgagtgctgcctcctgcccagccagctGCTCATTCCCAACATCGACTGGCTGCCCATCAACGATGGCATCATCAGCAAGCTGCAGAACAAGCAGCTGGTCCGGCTGCAGTTTGGGAAGGCTCCTGTGCTCGTTGGCCACACTGTCTCTTCCCAGTTCGATGCCTTTGTCAG ggccCCCGGACAGCCCAAAATTGACCACCTGAGGCGGCTGCACCTGGGCGCGTACCCGACGGAGGAGTGCAAGTCCTGCACCAG gtgCGGCTGCGTCACGATGCTGAAGTCGCCCAACAAGGTGACAGCGGTGAAGCAGTGGGAGCAGCGCTGGATCAAGAACTGCCTGTGCGGGGGGCTGTGGAGGAAGATGCCCCTCAGCTACTCCTGA
- the LOC116798961 gene encoding complement factor D-like: MGLSPASVLVPVLLLLKATVNGQPRGRILGGYEARPHLKPFMASLQLDGQHVCGGFLIAEQWVLSAAHCTEETGDKLFQVLLGAHSLTEQEPHKRLYRVRAQFPHPGSNKHNNKDDLLLLQLEEKAELNTDVQVLPFQREDRDVAPDTVCEVAGWGITSHSGRRPDRLQQVERPVISRDVCNHRTRHDGTVTNNMMCTDSRRKDTCKGDSGGPLVCGGVAEGVVTAGSRVCGNYKKPAIYTRLAPYAAWIDGVMASADGEGDTR, translated from the exons ATGGGGCTGAGTCCTGCTTCTGTCCttgttcctgtgctgctgctgctcaaggCCACAGTGAACG ggcagccccggggccggATCCTGGGGGGCTACGAGGCCAGGCCCCACCTGAAGCCGTTCATGGcctctctgcagctggatgGGCAGCACGTCTGTGGGGGCTTCCTCATCGCCGAACAGTGGGTGCTGAGCGCTGCCCACTGCACTGAGGAGAC GGGTGACAAACtcttccaggtgctgctgggtgCACACTCGCTCACGGAGCAGGAGCCCCACAAACGCCTGTACCGGGTGCGCGCCCAGTTCCCCCACCCCGGCAGCAACAAGCACAACAACAAGGAcgacctcctcctcctccag ctggaggagaaagcGGAGCTGAACACGGACGTGCAGGTGCTGCCGTTCCAGCGGGAGGACAGGGACGTGGCACCCGACACGGTGTGCGAGGTGGCGGGATGGGGCATCACCAGCCACAGCGGGAGGAGGCCAGacaggctgcagcaggtggAGCGGCCGGTGATCAGCCGCGACGTCTGCAACCACCGCACGCGCCACGACGGCACCGTCACCAACAACATGATGTGCACCGACTCCCGCAGGAAGGACACCTGCAAG GGGGACTCTGGTGGCCCCCTGGTCTGCGGCGGGGTGGCCGAGGGAGTGGTCACCGCCGGCTCCCGCGTCTGCGGCAACTACAAGAAACCGGCCATCTACACCCGGCTGGCCCCGTACGCGGCCTGGATCGACGGCGTCATGGCCTCCGCCgatggggagggggacactCGCTGA